From the Pseudomonadota bacterium genome, the window GCCGTTTTAGAATGGATGGACCGGCTCTCTAGGGAGAGAGCCGGCCCGAAGTGATCCACTCGGCGGCGCGTTAGGCCGCCTTAGTTTCCAGCTGCGCCGCGCTGCCAATTTCAATTTTGCGCGGCTTTTTCTCTTCCGGCACCTCGCGCGCGAGAACGATGGTGAGCAACCCATCCTCAAGGCCCGCATTTACCACTTTGATATAGTCCGCCAACTGGAAGCGCCGCTCAAAGGCGCGTTTGGCGATACCCTGGTAAAGCAAACCCTTGTTATCATTTTCCGCTTGTTTGTGAGCCCGTCCGGTCACGGACAAGGTATTTTCGTGCACGACGACATCGACGTCATCTGCCCTGAATCCGGCGACAGCCATGGTGACTCGGTAATCATCCTCGCCGCTTTGCTCTATATTGTAGGGCG encodes:
- a CDS encoding Hsp20 family protein gives rise to the protein MRSAYDLSPLFRTAVGFDRVTRMLNNSAQYADSDISYPPYNIEQSGEDDYRVTMAVAGFRADDVDVVVHENTLSVTGRAHKQAENDNKGLLYQGIAKRAFERRFQLADYIKVVNAGLEDGLLTIVLAREVPEEKKPRKIEIGSAAQLETKAA